CACCGATTGACATGAGGGGCACTTTTCCGGGGGCGCTTCTCCCTCTTTACCCTCAAAAGTATAGCCACACACTGAACAACGCCACTTGATCACGTCTTCAACCCCCTTAAAACCCAATTGTGAAGCCTGCTGCCAGGCTAGCCATCAGCGGAGTCTTCCGGAGTGGGTTTAGTTTGCTAAGCACCCGCCAGAAGCGATCC
This Clostridia bacterium DNA region includes the following protein-coding sequences:
- a CDS encoding rubrerythrin family protein — translated: MGFKGVEDVIKWRCSVCGYTFEGKEGEAPPEKCPSCQSVCSFIDATCYIPDCGGGSTGE